Within the Ensifer canadensis genome, the region GAAGCTTCGAGTCGTCTGGGCGACGATCATCCTGGTGATTGCCAAGGTCGTCCTCATCCTCGTTCCTTATTTCTTCAAGTGGGCGACGGATGCGCTGAACAACAAGCCGGATGCACTGGGCTTCCTGCCGCAGTTCCTGGGCGGCGCAGTCATGCTGGTGCTTGCCTATAACCTCGCGCGTTTGCTGCAGGCGGGGCTCAACCAGTTGCGCGACGCGCTGTTTGCCAGCGTCGGGCAGCATGCGGTCCGGCAACTCGCCTACAAGACCTTCGTGCATATGCACCAGTTGTCGCTGCGCTTTCATCTCGAGCGACGCACCGGCGGCCTGTCGCGCGTGATCGAGCGCGGCACCAAGGGCATCGAGACCATCGTTCGCTTCACCATTCTGAACAGTGTACCGACGCTGATCGAATTTTTGCTGACCGCCGTGATCTTCTGGTGGGGCTACGGTTTCAGCTACCTGCTGGTCACGGCCATCACCGTCTGGCTCTATATCTGGTTTACGGTCAAGGCGAGCGACTGGCGCATCGCCATCCGCCGCTCCATGAACGACAGCGACACCGACGCCAACACCAAGGCGATCGACTCGCTCTTGAACTTCGAGACCGTCAAGTATTTCGGCAACGAAGAAATGGAAGCCAAGCGCTTCGACAGATCCATGGAGCGCTATGAGAAGGCGGCGACCCAGGTCTGGACCTCGCTCGGCTGGCTCAACTTCGGCCAGGCGATGATCTTTGGCGCTGGCACGGCAGTCATGATGGTCATGTCCGCGCTCGCGGTGCAGCGCGGCGAGCAGACGCTCGGGGACTTCGTCTTCATCAACGCCATGCTGATCCAGCTGGCCATTCCGCTCAATTTCATCGGCTTCGTCTATCGCGAAATCCGCCAGGGGCTGACCGACATCGAACACATGTTCGATCTGCTCGACGTCGAAGCCGAAGTGGTCGACCGCCCGGATGCGCGGCAGCTCGCCATTGCAAACGGCGCCATCGCCTTCAAGGACGTGCACTTTGCCTATGATGCAGCGCGACCGATCCTGAAAGGCATCAGCTTCGAGGTGCCTGCCGGCAAGACCGTTGCCGTCGTCGGCCCGTCGGGGGCCGGCAAGTCGACGCTGTCGCGGCTTCTTTATCGCTTCTACGACGTGCAACAGGGCACGATCACTATCGACGGGCAGGACGTGCGCGGTGTGACACAGAAGAGCCTGCGCGCCGTGATCGGCATGGTGCCGCAGGACACCGTGCTGTTCAACGATACCATCGCCTACAACATCCGCTACGGA harbors:
- a CDS encoding ABCB family ABC transporter ATP-binding protein/permease, translated to MAPQNQTKTISADTSNPFRTIVNLWPYMWPSDRADLKLRVVWATIILVIAKVVLILVPYFFKWATDALNNKPDALGFLPQFLGGAVMLVLAYNLARLLQAGLNQLRDALFASVGQHAVRQLAYKTFVHMHQLSLRFHLERRTGGLSRVIERGTKGIETIVRFTILNSVPTLIEFLLTAVIFWWGYGFSYLLVTAITVWLYIWFTVKASDWRIAIRRSMNDSDTDANTKAIDSLLNFETVKYFGNEEMEAKRFDRSMERYEKAATQVWTSLGWLNFGQAMIFGAGTAVMMVMSALAVQRGEQTLGDFVFINAMLIQLAIPLNFIGFVYREIRQGLTDIEHMFDLLDVEAEVVDRPDARQLAIANGAIAFKDVHFAYDAARPILKGISFEVPAGKTVAVVGPSGAGKSTLSRLLYRFYDVQQGTITIDGQDVRGVTQKSLRAVIGMVPQDTVLFNDTIAYNIRYGRVSATEEEVVAAAEAAQIATFIQSLPEGFQAMVGERGLKLSGGEKQRVAIARTILKAPPILILDEATSALDTRTEQEIQSALDVVSRNRTTLVIAHRLSTVINADEIIVLKDGVIAERGTHGELIDRDGLYASMWSRQREATQAEEQLKRVRESDDLGIVTRGEPAL